The Corynebacterium poyangense genome includes a window with the following:
- a CDS encoding phosphatidylinositol mannoside acyltransferase — MSFAEDLSAAGYLLAWKTIRRLPERWVLPVAYRCADWLCRQGTGMDQLRRNLSRVVGPENVTRDLVKQSMRSYARYWVEAFRLPEIHARPELISRLYHNLYGLEYLDHALDSGRGVILVLPHSGNWDMAGVFLVNHWGRFTTVAERLKPEVLFQAFVDYREQLGFEVKPLHGGAPPFPELREKLISGGVVCLLGERDIRHRGVPVRFFGEDTTMPAGPVKLAQETGASLHVVHLWYPGEGEWALQCSPEIPVTDLAETMQKVANEMARNIQAHPQDWHVLQPLWPQDRARVQEKRRKKRRG; from the coding sequence ATGTCTTTCGCAGAGGATCTCAGCGCTGCGGGTTATCTTTTAGCCTGGAAAACTATCCGACGTCTGCCGGAGCGGTGGGTTCTTCCGGTGGCCTATCGCTGCGCGGATTGGCTTTGCCGGCAGGGAACCGGCATGGATCAGCTAAGAAGAAATCTCAGCCGGGTAGTAGGGCCAGAAAATGTCACCCGTGACTTAGTAAAACAGTCCATGCGCTCCTATGCCCGCTATTGGGTAGAGGCCTTTCGTCTCCCTGAGATCCACGCTCGTCCGGAACTAATCTCCCGTCTTTATCACAATCTTTATGGCTTGGAGTACCTCGATCATGCCCTTGACTCGGGGCGTGGAGTGATTTTGGTTCTTCCTCACTCTGGGAATTGGGATATGGCCGGTGTTTTCCTGGTGAACCACTGGGGACGGTTTACGACGGTGGCTGAGAGACTCAAACCTGAGGTCTTATTCCAAGCTTTTGTTGACTATCGGGAGCAATTGGGATTTGAGGTGAAACCTCTCCACGGTGGAGCTCCGCCTTTCCCGGAGCTGCGGGAAAAGCTCATATCTGGTGGAGTCGTGTGTCTTCTTGGAGAACGAGATATTCGACATCGTGGTGTGCCGGTGCGGTTTTTCGGCGAGGACACTACCATGCCAGCCGGTCCGGTGAAATTGGCCCAGGAAACAGGGGCTAGCCTCCATGTTGTGCACTTATGGTATCCGGGAGAAGGCGAGTGGGCATTACAATGTTCTCCAGAAATCCCGGTGACCGATTTGGCGGAAACGATGCAAAAGGTAGCCAATGAGATGGCTCGCAATATTCAGGCCCATCCGCAGGATTGGCATGTGCTTCAACCACTGTGGCCCCAGGATAGGGCGCGGGTTCAAGAGAAGAGGCGAAAGAAAAGGAGGGGCTAA
- a CDS encoding acyl-CoA thioesterase: protein MADIEFILDLERIDSDIYRGPAVASQLTRTFGGQVAAQALVAAVRTVDEDKSVHSLHGYFIAPGKSSQPTTFLVDRVRDGRSFATRQVSAIQDGETIFSMQASFHVRSDHGPEHSDLIREVPAPEHISMDYTKLSKNSRALLGEWGDWDIRVVPPNQYPHNPYTKGQQVVWFKSKKKLPDDPTFHVCTLAYMSDMTLLHCATVPHPDFPVQMASLDHAMWFLRPFRADEWLLYDQLSPSAASGRSLVHGRIFDAAGQLVAVVTQEGLTRTLRDGSTPVPVATKQEGRQ, encoded by the coding sequence GTGGCGGATATTGAATTTATCCTTGACCTTGAGCGTATCGATAGCGACATCTATCGCGGCCCGGCGGTAGCTTCCCAGCTGACGCGAACTTTTGGGGGGCAGGTAGCAGCCCAGGCCCTGGTGGCTGCGGTACGTACAGTGGATGAAGATAAATCAGTGCATTCCCTCCACGGGTATTTTATTGCGCCGGGGAAATCCTCCCAGCCAACCACGTTCCTCGTGGACCGAGTCCGAGATGGGCGGAGTTTCGCTACCCGCCAAGTCAGCGCCATCCAAGATGGGGAAACAATTTTCTCCATGCAAGCTAGCTTCCACGTACGCAGTGACCACGGCCCAGAACATTCGGATTTAATTCGGGAGGTTCCAGCGCCAGAGCACATCTCCATGGATTACACCAAACTGTCGAAGAATTCGCGTGCGCTTTTGGGGGAGTGGGGTGATTGGGATATTCGAGTGGTCCCACCAAATCAATACCCGCATAACCCCTACACCAAGGGCCAGCAGGTGGTGTGGTTCAAGTCCAAGAAGAAGCTTCCTGATGATCCGACCTTCCATGTGTGCACCTTGGCGTACATGTCTGACATGACCTTGCTGCACTGCGCTACCGTCCCACATCCGGACTTCCCAGTGCAGATGGCCTCATTAGACCACGCCATGTGGTTTTTACGTCCGTTCCGAGCCGATGAGTGGCTGTTGTATGACCAACTTAGCCCTTCGGCAGCTTCTGGACGTTCCTTGGTTCATGGTCGAATTTTCGATGCCGCGGGCCAACTGGTTGCTGTGGTTACGCAGGAGGGGCTGACAAGAACCTTGCGTGACGGAAGTACGCCTGTTCCGGTCGCTACCAAACAGGAAGGACGCCAGTGA
- a CDS encoding YebC/PmpR family DNA-binding transcriptional regulator: MSGHSKWATTKHKKAANDAKRGKEFAKLIKNIEVAARTGGGDPAANPTLDDMIKKAKKASVPNDNIERARKRGSGEEAGGADWQSVMYEGYGPNGVAMLIECLTDNRNRAASEVRTAMSKNGGSMAESGAVSYLFSRKGVVLVNKGELSEDDVLLAVLDAGAEEVNDLGEKFEVVCVPSDSTAVKEGLKEAGIEVEDAEQDYRASVEVTLEAADARRIFKLIDALEDSDDVQNVYSNMNLSDEVLAELSAE; the protein is encoded by the coding sequence ATGTCAGGCCATTCAAAGTGGGCGACCACCAAGCATAAGAAAGCTGCCAATGATGCTAAGCGCGGTAAAGAATTTGCCAAGCTGATTAAAAACATTGAGGTAGCAGCACGGACCGGTGGTGGTGATCCAGCAGCTAATCCCACTCTTGATGACATGATCAAGAAGGCGAAGAAGGCGTCGGTCCCCAATGACAACATCGAGCGTGCCCGGAAGCGTGGATCTGGGGAAGAAGCTGGCGGTGCTGATTGGCAATCTGTGATGTATGAGGGGTATGGGCCGAATGGTGTGGCCATGCTCATTGAGTGTTTAACCGATAATCGCAACCGCGCCGCTAGTGAAGTCCGGACCGCTATGAGTAAAAACGGTGGGAGCATGGCGGAATCCGGCGCTGTGTCTTATCTGTTTAGTCGAAAAGGCGTGGTGCTGGTGAATAAGGGTGAGCTTAGTGAGGATGATGTTCTTCTCGCTGTGCTTGACGCCGGCGCTGAAGAGGTCAATGACCTGGGCGAGAAATTTGAGGTGGTGTGCGTCCCTTCAGATAGCACAGCTGTCAAGGAAGGTCTCAAGGAGGCTGGAATTGAAGTGGAGGACGCGGAACAGGATTATCGAGCTAGCGTCGAGGTAACGTTAGAGGCTGCCGATGCGCGTCGGATTTTCAAATTGATCGACGCCTTAGAGGATTCTGATGATGTTCAGAATGTTTATAGCAATATGAATCTTTCCGATGAGGTGCTTGCGGAGTTGTCCGCAGAATAG
- the yajC gene encoding preprotein translocase subunit YajC: MNSNLFLLLLLLVVFFLPSILMMRRQSRQRKEIQSFQSQLRIGDRVITGSGVHGTIVGLSDAEVRLEIAPKVEITVERVAILRRAETAENLHTPEATAAPEADEPQVDEDSFPISNPEKEK, from the coding sequence ATGAATAGCAACCTCTTTTTATTACTGCTGCTCCTTGTTGTTTTCTTCCTGCCCAGTATTTTGATGATGCGTCGTCAAAGTCGGCAAAGAAAAGAAATTCAAAGTTTCCAGTCTCAGTTAAGAATCGGGGACCGTGTTATTACCGGGTCTGGCGTTCACGGTACTATTGTGGGGCTTAGTGATGCCGAGGTGCGGCTGGAAATAGCGCCTAAGGTGGAAATTACGGTTGAGCGAGTCGCTATTCTCCGTCGCGCTGAGACTGCCGAGAACTTGCACACTCCGGAAGCCACTGCAGCGCCGGAAGCCGATGAACCTCAGGTGGATGAAGATTCCTTTCCGATAAGCAATCCGGAGAAAGAAAAATAA
- the pdxS gene encoding pyridoxal 5'-phosphate synthase lyase subunit PdxS, with protein sequence MTDFQSTQGSTGTGRVKRGLAEMLKGGVIMDVVTPEQAKIAEDAGATAVMALERVPADIRAQGGVSRMSDPDMIEGIINAVSIPVMAKARIGHFVEAQVLESLGVDFIDESEVLTPADYSNHIDKFDFTVPFVCGATNLGEALRRINEGAAMIRSKGEAGTGDVSNAVTHMRTIRAEINRLSSLAADELYVAAKELQAPYELVAEVARTAKLPVVLFTAGGIATPADAAMMMQLGADGVFVGSGIFKSGDPEKRARAIVVATQNYDDPATIAKVSRGLGEAMVGINVDDLPVSHRLAERGW encoded by the coding sequence GTGACTGATTTTCAAAGCACTCAGGGTTCCACTGGAACGGGACGAGTCAAACGCGGATTAGCAGAGATGCTCAAAGGTGGAGTCATTATGGACGTGGTGACTCCGGAGCAAGCGAAAATTGCCGAGGATGCTGGAGCTACCGCCGTCATGGCACTTGAACGGGTGCCAGCCGACATCCGCGCCCAAGGCGGGGTGAGCAGGATGTCTGATCCTGACATGATCGAAGGAATCATCAACGCTGTGTCTATTCCAGTCATGGCGAAAGCGCGGATAGGTCATTTTGTAGAAGCACAAGTTTTGGAATCACTTGGCGTCGATTTCATTGATGAATCTGAGGTACTTACTCCGGCTGATTACAGTAACCACATCGACAAGTTTGATTTCACGGTGCCCTTCGTGTGTGGAGCCACTAACTTAGGTGAAGCCTTGCGCCGCATCAATGAGGGTGCTGCCATGATTCGCTCAAAGGGAGAAGCTGGAACTGGTGACGTGTCGAATGCCGTCACTCATATGCGCACTATTCGAGCTGAGATTAACCGCTTGAGTTCTCTAGCCGCCGATGAGCTATATGTGGCCGCTAAAGAACTTCAAGCCCCTTATGAATTGGTAGCGGAGGTAGCCCGAACAGCTAAACTTCCAGTCGTGCTGTTCACCGCCGGCGGAATAGCAACCCCGGCTGACGCAGCTATGATGATGCAATTAGGTGCAGATGGAGTTTTTGTCGGCTCCGGCATTTTTAAGTCTGGAGATCCTGAAAAGCGTGCCCGTGCCATTGTGGTAGCTACGCAGAATTACGATGATCCAGCTACCATTGCCAAAGTTTCGCGGGGACTAGGTGAAGCCATGGTGGGAATCAACGTCGATGATCTCCCTGTTTCACATCGTCTTGCTGAGCGTGGTTGGTAA
- the ruvB gene encoding Holliday junction branch migration DNA helicase RuvB: MSGIEKTEYSVPSQPPRREHVDPQAQQGEHEAELSLRPKSLAEFIGQPKVRDQLGLVLNGARRRGVTPDHVLLSGPPGLGKTTMSMIIAQELGTSLRMTSGPALERAGDLAAMLSNIMEGDVLFIDEIHRIARPAEEMLYMAMEDFRIDVIVGKGPGATSIPLDIPPFTLVGATTRAGMLTGPLRDRFGFTAQMEFYDVADLTKVVDRAARILGVHIDPDAACEIASRSRGTPRIANRLLRRVRDYAEVHGDGHIDLAAAQGALEVFDVDSLGLDRLDRAVLSVLVKGHGGGPVGVNTLAVAVGEESSTVEEVCEPYLVRAGMIARTGRGRVATAAAWRHLGLTPPDHALGMHLSEEQD, from the coding sequence GTGTCTGGGATTGAAAAAACGGAATACAGTGTTCCTTCGCAACCGCCACGCAGGGAACATGTTGATCCCCAGGCACAGCAGGGTGAACATGAAGCTGAACTGAGTTTGCGGCCTAAGTCTCTCGCCGAATTTATTGGGCAGCCGAAAGTTCGCGACCAGTTGGGTTTGGTGCTCAACGGTGCTCGACGGCGAGGAGTCACTCCTGATCATGTGCTGTTGTCTGGTCCTCCCGGGCTAGGGAAAACCACGATGTCCATGATTATTGCTCAGGAATTGGGAACGAGTTTGCGGATGACGTCGGGCCCGGCACTGGAGCGAGCTGGTGATTTGGCAGCCATGCTGTCCAATATTATGGAAGGAGACGTTCTTTTTATTGATGAAATCCACCGTATCGCTCGTCCAGCAGAAGAAATGCTGTATATGGCTATGGAGGATTTCCGTATTGATGTGATTGTGGGCAAAGGCCCTGGTGCTACGTCTATTCCGCTTGATATTCCACCTTTTACTCTCGTAGGCGCTACTACCCGGGCGGGAATGCTCACAGGCCCGCTTCGAGATCGCTTTGGCTTTACTGCCCAAATGGAGTTTTATGACGTCGCAGATTTGACGAAAGTTGTAGATCGAGCTGCTCGGATCTTGGGTGTACATATTGACCCCGATGCGGCGTGTGAAATTGCCTCTCGCTCTCGGGGTACACCGCGTATTGCTAACCGCTTATTACGTCGTGTTCGAGATTATGCAGAAGTCCATGGTGACGGGCACATAGATCTTGCTGCAGCGCAAGGGGCTTTGGAGGTATTCGACGTCGATAGTCTTGGATTGGACCGTCTTGACCGTGCTGTTCTTTCTGTTCTTGTTAAAGGGCATGGTGGGGGACCCGTAGGGGTCAACACCTTAGCGGTGGCGGTTGGGGAAGAATCTTCTACCGTCGAAGAGGTATGCGAACCGTATTTAGTGCGGGCAGGCATGATCGCGCGAACAGGTCGAGGGCGAGTAGCTACTGCTGCTGCCTGGCGCCATCTGGGACTAACTCCACCTGATCATGCATTAGGAATGCACCTTAGCGAGGAGCAAGATTAG
- the ruvC gene encoding crossover junction endodeoxyribonuclease RuvC: MSVEGLRVMGIDPGLTRCGLSIVQAGRGRSVLPVVVGVAKTPVGAPLPQRLSQLSHDVSQWMDEYHPDVVAIERVFERGNVSTVMNTAHAVGVLMLAAAERGIEVYQYTPSEVKKSISGNGRADKKQMIAMVTRILALAEPPHPADAADAFALAICHCWRAPMIARQEAIAHRVAASAAKSK; this comes from the coding sequence ATGTCTGTGGAAGGGCTTCGGGTCATGGGTATTGACCCAGGGCTTACGCGGTGTGGGCTATCGATAGTTCAAGCAGGCCGCGGCCGGTCTGTTCTACCAGTTGTGGTGGGGGTAGCGAAAACTCCGGTCGGGGCACCACTCCCACAGCGGCTCAGCCAGCTTTCTCATGACGTAAGCCAGTGGATGGATGAATACCATCCAGACGTCGTAGCTATTGAACGTGTGTTTGAGCGCGGAAACGTCTCCACCGTGATGAACACCGCTCATGCGGTGGGGGTGCTGATGTTAGCGGCGGCGGAACGCGGAATAGAGGTGTATCAATACACACCTAGCGAGGTGAAAAAATCAATTTCTGGCAATGGTCGTGCCGATAAGAAACAGATGATTGCCATGGTAACGCGGATCCTTGCCCTAGCTGAACCGCCCCATCCGGCTGATGCCGCCGATGCTTTTGCCCTAGCTATTTGCCATTGCTGGCGCGCCCCCATGATTGCCCGTCAAGAAGCTATTGCTCACCGGGTGGCGGCCTCTGCCGCGAAGTCGAAATAA
- the ruvA gene encoding Holliday junction branch migration protein RuvA: MIASLRGTVIDITLQGAVVECAGVGYFFSATPQTLSTLVRGEETTVITSMVVRESDIQLFGFLDAASREMFHALQTVSGLGPKLALAVQSVLGPEEIAHAITQGDTRMLQRVPGVGKRMAERMIVDLKDKMKPFHAVASTDLSGDSADSRQPAGQGNFVSAQVIEALMSLGFNEKTAGQAADKVLSTNPEADTSTALRAALSLLGGKR; this comes from the coding sequence GTGATTGCTTCACTCCGCGGTACAGTTATCGATATCACCTTGCAGGGAGCCGTGGTGGAATGCGCTGGCGTGGGTTACTTTTTCAGTGCTACCCCCCAGACTCTGAGCACACTGGTGCGGGGTGAAGAAACGACGGTCATCACCAGCATGGTGGTCCGGGAATCTGACATCCAGCTTTTCGGCTTTCTGGATGCTGCTAGCCGAGAAATGTTTCATGCCCTGCAAACGGTGTCAGGTTTGGGGCCAAAGCTTGCATTAGCTGTTCAATCTGTACTGGGTCCGGAGGAAATTGCTCACGCTATTACTCAGGGGGATACGCGTATGCTGCAGCGGGTACCGGGGGTGGGCAAGAGAATGGCGGAACGAATGATCGTAGATCTGAAAGATAAAATGAAGCCTTTTCATGCTGTGGCCAGCACCGATCTTTCTGGGGATTCTGCTGATTCTAGGCAGCCGGCCGGCCAGGGCAACTTTGTGAGCGCCCAGGTAATTGAGGCCTTGATGTCTTTAGGGTTTAATGAGAAAACAGCTGGTCAAGCAGCAGATAAGGTATTAAGTACTAACCCTGAGGCCGACACGTCGACGGCTTTACGGGCGGCGCTGAGTCTATTGGGAGGTAAGCGTTAG
- the pgsA gene encoding phosphatidylinositol phosphate synthase — translation MLSVHGRRPMAVILEPIARFLLKFGISPNAVTVVGAAITAVIAVTLIPSDHLVLAAILSGIFAAFDMVDGTMARKRGGGTSFGATLDATCDRITDGVLFGAITWWLIYHDHASRFIVIAAFTVLITSQVISYVKARAEAGGLHLIGGLVERPERLILGLVGIGLEGLGVPWAIETALILLAIGSIVTVIQRLVMASRDPHAEDATAPPAGASEAN, via the coding sequence ATGCTTAGCGTTCATGGTCGTCGTCCAATGGCAGTGATCCTTGAGCCCATTGCCAGATTCCTGTTGAAATTTGGGATCTCTCCTAACGCTGTGACCGTGGTGGGAGCCGCAATTACTGCGGTAATTGCGGTGACGTTAATCCCGTCGGACCATCTGGTCCTCGCCGCAATCCTGTCCGGGATTTTTGCCGCCTTTGACATGGTCGACGGCACCATGGCGCGAAAACGTGGTGGCGGTACAAGTTTCGGCGCGACGCTAGATGCTACGTGTGATCGCATTACAGACGGAGTGTTGTTTGGGGCGATCACCTGGTGGCTGATTTATCACGATCATGCCTCACGATTCATCGTGATTGCCGCTTTCACCGTCCTCATTACGAGTCAAGTTATCTCGTATGTGAAGGCACGTGCTGAAGCCGGTGGTCTACACCTGATCGGCGGTTTAGTGGAACGTCCCGAGCGTCTCATTCTTGGATTAGTAGGCATTGGGTTAGAGGGCTTAGGGGTTCCGTGGGCTATAGAAACCGCCCTCATTCTCCTAGCTATTGGTTCTATTGTGACAGTGATTCAACGCCTGGTTATGGCTTCACGCGACCCTCATGCTGAGGACGCTACTGCCCCTCCAGCCGGCGCCTCGGAGGCTAACTAG
- the pdxT gene encoding pyridoxal 5'-phosphate synthase glutaminase subunit PdxT: protein MSSRVGILALQGGVAEHQRSLNSLGVEPVLVRRREHLEDLSALILPGGESTTICKLLDLGGLLVPLGNLIRSGLPTYGTCAGMILLAKDVLNTRPDARGFATLDITVQRNAFGRQADSFECVLDFEGESLPAVFIRAPRVVSCGDNVRVLAQVPEDEKIPPSHRGAMVAVEQDNLLATSFHPEVTASTYIHRYFLKKAGISVASEVIAH, encoded by the coding sequence GTGAGTTCGCGCGTCGGTATTTTAGCTCTTCAAGGTGGTGTCGCTGAACATCAACGCAGCCTGAATTCTTTGGGAGTGGAACCAGTATTAGTTCGACGTCGCGAGCACCTAGAGGATTTATCAGCTTTAATCCTTCCGGGTGGAGAGTCTACGACAATCTGCAAACTCCTGGACCTTGGCGGCTTACTGGTTCCTCTAGGGAATTTAATTCGTTCAGGTTTACCTACGTACGGCACCTGTGCCGGGATGATTCTTTTAGCGAAAGACGTACTCAATACCCGTCCGGATGCCCGTGGCTTTGCCACATTGGATATCACGGTGCAACGCAATGCATTCGGCAGGCAGGCTGATTCATTTGAATGCGTCCTTGACTTCGAGGGTGAATCCTTGCCGGCGGTGTTTATCCGGGCACCACGAGTAGTAAGTTGCGGAGATAATGTGCGGGTTTTGGCGCAGGTTCCAGAGGATGAGAAGATCCCTCCATCACATCGTGGGGCGATGGTGGCTGTAGAGCAAGATAATCTTTTAGCTACGTCTTTTCATCCAGAGGTGACAGCGAGTACGTATATTCATCGCTATTTCCTCAAGAAAGCGGGAATCTCGGTTGCCTCTGAGGTTATCGCGCACTAG
- a CDS encoding glycosyltransferase family 4 protein, translating to MKIGIVCPYSFDEPGGVQAHILDLAHILIRRGHDVRVIGPCSAATSVPDYVVRGGSSIPIPYNGSVARLGLKPGVFKQVREFIRQGDFDILHLHEPNSPSFSMAALKVATGPIVATYHASAESSRALDLVVPILRPYLEKIRGGIAVSEMARRWQVEQLGGDPVLIPNGVDTAVYRSAKKASNPDAQVEIAFLGRLDESRKGLDILLSALPHLDREVSVTVMGGGKPRTFPGVDFLGRVSDAQKAEVLGRADIYVAPNLGGESFGIVLVEAMAAGCAVVASDLPAFAAVCNAAGEHPAGRLFPTGSVTELARVLQDLIDHPEQREQLVAAGEQRAQLYDWSTVTDRILRVYETVADGTKVRVEREED from the coding sequence GTGAAAATCGGAATTGTGTGCCCCTACAGTTTTGATGAACCTGGCGGAGTTCAAGCCCACATTCTTGACTTAGCTCATATCTTGATCCGGCGGGGACATGATGTCCGGGTCATCGGGCCGTGTTCCGCTGCCACGTCAGTCCCAGATTATGTGGTTCGAGGTGGATCAAGTATCCCCATCCCCTATAACGGATCTGTTGCCCGTCTAGGCCTGAAGCCGGGTGTTTTTAAACAAGTTAGAGAATTTATCCGCCAGGGCGATTTCGATATTCTCCACCTTCATGAACCTAACTCTCCAAGCTTTTCTATGGCGGCATTGAAAGTAGCTACGGGTCCGATTGTGGCCACCTATCATGCTTCGGCTGAGAGCTCCAGAGCTTTAGACCTTGTCGTTCCCATTTTGCGTCCATACTTGGAAAAGATTCGGGGCGGCATAGCGGTGTCAGAAATGGCTCGACGCTGGCAGGTCGAACAATTAGGCGGTGATCCGGTACTCATTCCTAATGGAGTGGATACCGCTGTTTATCGATCAGCTAAGAAAGCGTCGAACCCTGATGCTCAAGTAGAAATTGCTTTTCTTGGTCGCCTTGATGAAAGCCGTAAAGGGCTAGATATTTTGTTATCTGCACTTCCGCACCTAGACCGTGAAGTATCTGTCACGGTCATGGGTGGAGGAAAGCCACGTACTTTCCCAGGGGTGGATTTTCTCGGCCGAGTAAGCGATGCGCAGAAAGCTGAGGTATTAGGCCGCGCGGATATTTATGTGGCGCCCAACCTGGGTGGCGAAAGCTTTGGAATTGTCCTGGTTGAGGCAATGGCTGCGGGATGCGCCGTGGTAGCCAGTGATCTACCCGCATTTGCCGCAGTGTGTAATGCTGCCGGTGAACATCCTGCCGGTAGATTGTTTCCGACTGGTTCCGTCACTGAGTTGGCGCGTGTTCTCCAGGACCTGATTGATCATCCTGAGCAGCGAGAACAATTAGTTGCCGCTGGAGAACAGCGGGCGCAACTGTATGACTGGAGCACTGTTACAGACCGAATTTTAAGGGTTTATGAGACCGTAGCTGATGGAACCAAGGTGAGGGTGGAAAGGGAAGAAGATTAA